The nucleotide window TATGTTCAGTGTAACGGTCGGTTTTTGTCCAGCTGTCGATCTCCGAAATATTTTGCATTGATTGCGCTTTTTCGTAAGCATCCAGATTTTGCTGCAGTTGCGTGACTGTACGTGCCCCAATAACTGTCGAAGCAACCGTCGGGTATTGTAAATTGAAAGCAAGGGCTGCTGCATGAACATCCCCGAACTGCAGTTCAATTTTTTGCAGCACGTCTTTTGCCGCCGCTTCATCATAGCTCATATAAGATTTTAAACGTGTGCGCCATTCGTTCGTCAGCAAGCCTTTTGCAATCGATCCGCGTGTTACGACAGAAGCACCTGTCTGTTGGATCGGTTCGAAAAATTCACTTGCCCGTTCATCAAAAATATTAAACTGCATCATATTGCTGACCGCAGCACTGTTTTGCAGAAATGGCATGAAAACATTCGGTCGGATGGAGGAAATGCCGTATTCGCGGATAAGTCCTTCCTTTTTCAAACTTTCAAATGTGTCGGTAATTTCTTCCCAATTATCTTCTGTCGTACCGCCATGTAACTGGTAAAGATCCAAGTAATCTGTCTGTAGCCGCTTCAGGCTGTCACGGACCGCTTTATTAATATAATCTGCGGATGTATCCCAGCCCCAGCCTTCCTTTCCTTCTTCCCAGCGGTTTCCGACTTTAGATGCCACGAATACATTGTGTCGGTGCTGCTTCAATGCCGCGCCAACAACTTTTTCGTTTTCTCCCTGGTTATATAGATCGGCGGTATCAAAATAGTTAATGTCCGCATCAATTGCAGCATGGATGACCTCTTCTGCTTGTGTCGGATTTGGAGGTAATGACATACAGCCTAAACTAATTTCAGAGATTTGAAGATTGCTTGTACCTAATTGTCGTTTTTTCATGTTAATTCCTCCCAGGTGCAATATTTTAGAAAAGCTCTTACTAATGGTACAATGAATAGAAGCTAGAGAACAAGTGGAGGCATGGTCATGAAAAAATTTGAAGAGAAAACAATTCAATCCCAACCGATTTATTCCGGGAAGGTTATTTCATTAAAAGTAGACGATGTATCGCTTCCGAACGGTGAAACAGGGAAGCGTGAAATTATCAATCATCCAGGTGCTGTCGCAGTTATTGCCATCACAGAAAACAATAAAATTTTACTTGTTGAGCAGTACCGTAAAGCTCTTGAACGTTCAATTATAGAGATCCCT belongs to Solibacillus sp. FSL W7-1436 and includes:
- a CDS encoding aldo/keto reductase; this encodes MKKRQLGTSNLQISEISLGCMSLPPNPTQAEEVIHAAIDADINYFDTADLYNQGENEKVVGAALKQHRHNVFVASKVGNRWEEGKEGWGWDTSADYINKAVRDSLKRLQTDYLDLYQLHGGTTEDNWEEITDTFESLKKEGLIREYGISSIRPNVFMPFLQNSAAVSNMMQFNIFDERASEFFEPIQQTGASVVTRGSIAKGLLTNEWRTRLKSYMSYDEAAAKDVLQKIELQFGDVHAAALAFNLQYPTVASTVIGARTVTQLQQNLDAYEKAQSMQNISEIDSWTKTDRYTEHR